A stretch of the Oxyura jamaicensis isolate SHBP4307 breed ruddy duck chromosome 4, BPBGC_Ojam_1.0, whole genome shotgun sequence genome encodes the following:
- the HAND2 gene encoding heart- and neural crest derivatives-expressed protein 2: protein MSLVGGFPHHPVVHHEGYPFAAAAAAAAAAATRCGHEENPYFHGWLISSHPEMSPPDYSMALSYSPEYANGAPGMDHSHYGGVPPGSGPPGLGGPRPVKRRGTANRKERRRTQSINSAFAELRECIPNVPADTKLSKIKTLRLATSYIAYLMDLLAKDDQNGEAEAFKAEIKKTDVKEEKRKKELNEILKSTVSSNDKKTKGRTGWPQHVWALELKQ from the exons ATGAGTCTAGTGGGCGGCTTCCCCCACCACCCGGTGGTGCACCATGAGGGCTACCCCTTCgccgctgccgctgccgccgccgccgccgccgccacccgcTGCGGCCACGAGGAGAACCCCTACTTCCACGGCTGGCTCATCAGCAGCCACCCGGAGATGTCCCCCCCCGACTACAGCATGGCTCTGTCCTACAGCCCCGAGTACGCCAACGGGGCGCCGGGTATGGACCACTCCCATTACGGGGGGGTGCCGCCCGGGAGCGGCCCGCCCGGGCTCGGGGGGCCCCGGCCGGTGAAGCGCAGGGGCACGGCGAACCGCAAGGAGCGGCGCAGGACTCAGAGCATCAACAGCGCCTTCGCGGAGCTGCGGGAGTGCATCCCCAACGTGCCCGCCGACACCAAGCTCTCCAAGATCAAAACCCTCCGCCTGGCCACCAGCTACATCGCCTACCTCATGGACCTGCTCGCGAAGGACGACCAGAACGGGGAGGCGGAGGCCTTCAAGGCAGAGATCAAGAAGACAGACgtgaaggaggagaagaggaagaaagagctg AACGAAATCTTGAAAAGCACAGTTAGCAGCAACGATAAGAAAACCAAAGGGAGGACTGGCTGGCCGCAGCATGTCTGGGCTTTGGAGCTCAAGCAGTGA